TGCCTGCATCTATCTGTCTGTTGAACttgagatatctgaaaatgtattttaaagatttatttggcagatgccttttatccaaattagaaatgcattttagatatcaaGTTTAAAACGACacttttaaagatatctggaaatcctCTATCgcctaaaatgtatttaaatatctgaAAATAGAGATCTAGAAATttagatatctataaattaatttgagatgtCTCAATTTTcattttggcttgccatagttCAACCCCCAACCTCCTCTTTTCATCGGGACTTTTGATTACCCAAGTAAAATTTCATATTAACCTAGATCTAATATTTTGCACTGTAATGAAACATCTGGATAACGCTTCAATTTGGAAGTTtgtgtgtcggggggggggggggggggggtcactggtCATTTTAATATAGACTCAACATTTGTTCTTTTAACAATTACTACATATTCTTTGTAGAAAATCCTGCATTGGATAGAGATCAGCAGGAGTTGATAGGCCTTGTGGCTAAATTAACCTTAAAAGTTGAAGAGGACAGTTCATCTGAAGATGAGGTAATGGTTTTTGACAGGAAACCTGAAATACCCTTGGAAATTACCGAGATGAGTCTGCAGTGCACAGAAATACCTATTGCCTTGGAGAATGTAACTGGAAGCTGTGAAgaaatggctggaaagagaaaataCTGAAGATCCTGAAATGTTTGTAACAGAAAAGACCAAGTGAATGTGTAACTATTTTGCATATCCTGTAGCCCCATACCCATGTTCATATTGTTTTGAAAAGGTGTTGAAACTACAGTCATCGTGTCTGTGTGCCTTTTGTCTCTTGCTTTTAATTATTGTCTTGTAGTGTAGGGGGTAAAAAATGGACGCATAACTATCtaaatataaaaactaaatatattAATTACCTTTTTTGTTATGGTTCTAGTATTGATATTAATTCTAGACACGTTCTTTGAGTAGCACAACATTTTCTAAGTGCTGCAAAACAATTTAacctgatttcattttttttgttgttgttgccatAGCACTTAAGAGATTGACTAAAGCATTGTTGAAGTATAACCTGTATAAAGACTttagcattgtaaaaaaaatatgtacattattGAAAAGTATTTCAAGGAAATGTTATGCACTTTGTCATTTATGAAAATTTGGAAAGTACTGTTGAGAAATGAAACTTGGTActttatttgttttgatgtaaTTTGCAGAAAATAAAGCTAAAATTGTTGGAACAAATCTTGTTTTTAAACCTTGCCTTTGCATTTAGTGGATAGTTTTACTGtgctttttttataaaacaaaatagcgCTTTTATTTCCATATACATGTATGGGGCATGAAAGGCTCAAGCACAATTGTCACTTATATCTTGAACATGTTTACCTACATTTTGATCAAACTTTTCTTGAACATTTGCAATAACCTAGTACAGTAAATATACTATCAAGATGTAGATCACACCACATGCTTAACTGGCGGTACGTTTTACACAATAACCATTACAATTTACACAATTAAACCCCGGAGGGCTATTTTTGATATGCAACGTCAGTGTGTTTCTGGATTTCACTGCAGCAATGGTCGCTAGCAAgcccaaaaaagaaaatgtttcctTAACTTGGGATGGGAGGAAATTAAAGCACTTCTGATTATTTGGTCAGAAAGTTCATTTTTAACGACCACCgacacaaacaaatacttaccatgcatgCTTTACAAACTAATACCATGCGAGcttcacaaacaaatacttaccatgcaagcttcaCAAACAAATACCATGCGAGcttcacaaacaaatacttaccatgcatgCTTTACAAACTAATACCATGCGAGcttcacaaacaaatacttaccatgcatgCTTTACAAACTAATACCATGCGAGcttcacaaacaaatacttaccatgcatgCTTTACAAACTAATACCATGCGAGcttcacaaacaaatacttaccatgcaagcttcaCAAACAAATACCATGCGAGcttcacaaacaaatacttaccatgcatgCTTTACAAACTAATACCATGCGAGcttcacaaacaaatacttaccatgcatgCTTTACAAACTAATACCATGCGAGcttcacaaacaaatacttaccatgcatgCTTTACAAACTAATACCATGCGAGcttcacaaacaaatacttaccatgcatgCTTTACAAACTAATACCATGCGAGcttcacaaacaaatacttaccatgcaagcttcacaaactaataccatgcgagcttcacaaacaaatacttaccatgcaagctttacaacAAGTGCAGGTCACCATCTTTGTCTTTGAATAagtggggtatttcaggggttaaattgTTTTGGGTCACTTAATTCAAAGTTGTTTCTCACAGAGGGGGAAGCCCTCTATGGCACCCATATATGTTTATCCCGGCCCAAAACGGATTTTGATGCACTACTACTACTTAGTTACCTACTTTTTGAAGCATAAATCCGGGAGTAATAATTTGCAAAGATTAACTGTTTCCATGCTTATCCAGTCTGCAGTACAGAGGTGTGAACTTAAAACATGTCATAGTAAGAAAACAACCTCAAGtctaatgtatttaatatataaaagcaTTCTAAACAATGACAACTTTGACAAGAATTAACCATCTCAAAAGCATTGATATAAAGTGCTgccttaacataaaaaaaaaataaacaaaccttttgtttgcaccattatatatatatatatatatatatatatatatatatatatatatatatatatatatatatataatgtagaagGACATCACTAAAACATCCACGCAtagtattttattgttgaacTATTTCAGAATTGAAACATCTATTGCTTTGCCGTGTCTAGTATGCAATTCATAGTAAAATtacatgactcgaaggcgattcacacctcctgcctaggtggcagtagcacgtGGAGTGAGGATCTGGTTGCCTACACACCTCTTTGTCAGCTAACGCTCTGCTGCAACGCAGTACCTgttgagaagctgcgcggctgtACAGCCACCGAAGCCCATGGATGTGTGACCCGGTGACGTCTTTTCCGGATGAGGTCACGCAGACGGCGATCTTTGACTGGTTTGGAGCGGAATCTGCGCAGACTGAGCACCCTCTATCTGCGACAACCCGAACGCTGAAGTTGGAGACGTCATATCTGAGGGCCCAGCTTTGTCCCACTTCCTGTAATTCTTCCTTGATCCTAGACTTGCTTGCTGGCTTACTTAGTTTGTTTGTCCAGGCATCTTCGGTGGATAttcgtttattttaaaataaagcagaGCTCGTGAAACCAAACATTTGCAAAGATGGCTATGCAAGCGGCAAAAAGAGTTAATGTAAGTTGGATGTATTGTATTTTGGTAGAGAAATATCATGTTTAGATCACACGGGGTGTTTATCAGTTAGTGAAGTGTGTTTGTGTACGTAGGCCTCTCAGAAAAAGTAGTGCGTGTGTGCTTTACTGTTTGTAAGAACGAAAACAATAGTGACGAAAAATCGGAATTCAATATATCTGAACCCCAAACGGTTGACAAGTGTATTTTTTTGTGATTACAAATAACCGAGTGTATAAGCAATTTGGAATTACGATCCGTGACGCAGTTTAAGTGAAAGCGGTCTAGACTAGTGCAAAGCTACACGATAGCTGAATAAAACGTTTATacgttcttttttattattacgttttattttttataagccATTTATTTGTTTGAGCCAGCATCGGTATGCAAGTTAGGAGTATCAATCAGATCGTAAATTACAGAGCAGTTAAGAGGTAAATTCAAagaccctgtccacactacataaccgatctcgagaaccgtgcttaaaactgtttaattaatccagctcaaagcgtcccaATTGAaggtaccgtttcatgtttaatcgggcttaatgcgtacacacactattACAATAGTtaggttacagttcctagcagagCAATGAACAGTGGACATTAATAcgcgatagtatcccaccatgcactgtattttattttataataatgtgttatgccccatattgccaataataaataaaacaagtattttgaaaagtaaatgcgaacacacacgTAGGACTTTACGTTTTGGGATTTTATTTTTAGTCCGGTGACGTCCTTTTAAACCCGTTGAgttgattctgtttcataattacgcagaaccgggacctcctggttacaagcccttttatttaacctctggaccacacagcctcctccacagtacctgatgtgatctaatttagaaccggactcgagactaccccagAGGTATTAAACGCTGCTGAGTGCAGACGCTATAACAGTAATTAAACGGGCTTAAAAAGTTTTAAAGGCATAATGTGGACAGGGCATTGGTCTTAATTCACATGCTTAATTTTTGCTTGAAACATGTTTTTTATGGAACAAATTGTGATTATACACGAGTTTGACATTTTAGGGTACTGGTGTATAaacttattttgtttgtgtttccagATCCGATTACCACCAGAAGTAAATCGGATCCTGTATATTCGCAACCTGCCATACAAAATCACGGCCGAAGAAATGTATGATATATTTGGAAAATACGGCCCAATCAGGCAAATCAGAGTGTAAGTGTTCAACTGTTACTATTATTAGCCATATTCTGTCTACTAACTTTCATACACTCTTAGTGGACATTTTCATGTTACTGACAGATACATTTTTTGAATTTACAGCGACGGTGGGAGATGATGTTACCGACATGctttttgtaatacattttttgcaaatgtattttgatttatGATTGttagtattgttattgtttataatacAATGCTGTTTTTGAAACTGGgtataaaataaaatccactttTGTGTTCACAGAATattatacttttattttgtatttgtcatgATGTAAAAGTTTCTCATTAGTGTGTTGCTATTTCAGTCAATTTTTGAATTAATTTCTAATAACTTTATCCATAGTGGGAACACTGCAGAATCAAGAGGAACAGCATATGTGGTCTATGAGGACATCTTTGATGCTAAGAACGCCTGTGATCATTTATCAGGATTTAATGTCTGCAACAGATACCTTGTAGTATTGTACTACAATGCAAACCGGGTATGTATGATAGGGTtagattttataaaatataaagcaGCAGTACCTTTTGTGAGTGATTCCTAATTCAAGGGCTTTATAGGTACGGAAGATACTGGGGAATCTCAAAATACCCAGTATTTATCTTCAATAACTGGTGATTAACTGATGTTGGTTGTGTGAGTGGACAAGCATACTGTAGCCTTCTTTCAATAGGGGTGACaattagtggtgcaatcggcaccctcattttgtatttgattattgaatatgcatttatcaacgataatcaatgcattgatgttttacttttcaaaataaagaacaaacattagttttaacaaaagatccaataactaaaaacactgttttgcataattaaacaaaaaggcacaacttatattcaaattagaacacttcctataatataaaaagaaatacaaaaggacttgagtttaacaactgaaaataatGTGCGTGCATCCACATCAGATgtccctataataataataattgtaataataataaaaaaaaaactattttaacagaagtaatttctatctgaactatggatgttcattactgttaacatattATGTCCAAaatcaaaacatttgaattaatctcacaaatcctgactaaatTTAACTcttgtactaaattcagcttctttttgccacccaaacacaacatgctttgaaacagaagaaggtaatcggtagatttaatagatttaaaaatcaaagaaaacaacatattGCCTTAATTTATAAATCAAGAAAACGTaaatacaataggcctactttTGAATTGGTTTGAACAACGCAAATGTAGAGGAGTAAAGTGTGTATCCAagcaacgcgctaatctaccgtactagcactaaaagaagcgcattCACACACtgaaggttttaatgcaaaccggcaacaggagacttcagaCTGTGTTCTAATTTGATTTgagctcgggaaatttaaggacagaggATCAGTCGATGGATCgatttaattgttgcaccccCAGTGACAATTGATGTGATGTAGAACCTTCAGTATGTCTTTGAAGTTTCTATGTACACTGTGAAGCGAGTTAAATGCTGTGTACTTGAGCTAGCCAGTCCTGGTAGTCCAGCTATGCTCTTAACTAAACTTTTGTGGCGGTCATTTATAAAGTTCTTGTCGTCTTAGTCTAATTCTTATATCTCAGAGAACAACTGAGCTCTTGCTGTATCTGCAAGGTTATTTAAATACTTCCGTATGTGTTGGTGAACCTCATGTTGACATTTGACCCAATAATTACACCACATTGAGGTTATAATTTTGTGTTTGTAGATAGTCAAGACTGCACACTTTGTAATATTGTCTGGCTATTTTATAAACTGCTGTATTCCCTGTACATTATCGGATCACTAACTACTTTCTTCTTTCAGGCTTTCCAGAAAATGGATACCAAGAAGAAGGAGGAGCAACTCAAGCTTCTCAAAGAAAAATACGGAATCAACACAGATCCACCAAAATAAacttttttataatacattgaCTTTTGTTCCTAGTTAGGAGCGC
This sequence is a window from Acipenser ruthenus chromosome 6, fAciRut3.2 maternal haplotype, whole genome shotgun sequence. Protein-coding genes within it:
- the LOC117411357 gene encoding splicing factor 3B subunit 6-like, encoding MAMQAAKRVNIRLPPEVNRILYIRNLPYKITAEEMYDIFGKYGPIRQIRVGNTAESRGTAYVVYEDIFDAKNACDHLSGFNVCNRYLVVLYYNANRAFQKMDTKKKEEQLKLLKEKYGINTDPPK